The following proteins come from a genomic window of Aquimarina sp. MAR_2010_214:
- a CDS encoding sensor histidine kinase — MKIQTLDTRKKNILIHVLVLFTIILIVVFSFVISDKNPFTLSSLTTYFLQVTTSFLLLIAPPVYFNIYWIIPRYLVKKRYFIYIVLLLITIIGWGYIIGYSEPLMDQYWFNQPDQEMAPESGITGMIVIILVSTLLNLSYRWFIQLSKINQIENDRLHLELSLLKNQINPHFFFNTLNNLYALSLEKSDKTPSLILKLSEIMRYTIYDCKEPRVSIGGEVTYLENFIELQKMRHHNRGIITFEKKIDDASKQIAPMILIVFLENAFKHGFDHMEKNAFINFKLQTTEKILHLHIENNFSDTENENDGGIGLENVKRRLSLIYPNAHELKIDKMDTVFTIDLKLNL; from the coding sequence ATGAAAATCCAAACATTAGATACCCGAAAAAAAAATATTCTAATACATGTTTTAGTATTGTTTACTATAATTTTGATAGTTGTATTTAGTTTTGTTATTTCTGATAAAAATCCGTTTACGTTATCATCTCTAACTACTTATTTTCTTCAAGTTACTACAAGCTTTCTTTTGTTAATAGCCCCTCCTGTTTATTTCAATATATATTGGATTATCCCCAGGTATTTAGTAAAAAAACGATACTTCATTTATATTGTATTACTCCTTATAACGATTATTGGTTGGGGATATATCATAGGATATAGTGAACCCTTAATGGATCAATATTGGTTTAATCAACCTGACCAGGAAATGGCACCAGAAAGCGGTATCACTGGAATGATTGTTATTATACTGGTTTCTACGCTATTAAACCTATCCTATAGATGGTTTATTCAACTCTCAAAAATAAATCAGATCGAAAATGATCGTCTTCATTTAGAATTATCATTACTGAAAAATCAAATCAATCCACACTTCTTCTTTAATACATTAAATAACTTATATGCACTTTCACTAGAAAAATCTGACAAAACACCATCCTTGATTTTGAAATTGTCTGAAATAATGCGTTATACGATCTATGATTGCAAAGAACCCAGAGTATCTATTGGTGGAGAAGTAACATATCTAGAAAATTTTATTGAACTGCAAAAAATGAGACATCATAACCGTGGAATTATCACTTTCGAAAAAAAAATTGATGATGCATCAAAGCAAATTGCACCTATGATCTTAATTGTATTTTTAGAAAACGCATTTAAACACGGTTTTGATCACATGGAAAAAAATGCGTTTATAAACTTTAAACTACAGACTACAGAAAAGATATTGCACCTACATATTGAAAACAATTTTAGTGATACCGAAAATGAAAATGATGGTGGTATTGGTCTTGAAAATGTAAAAAGAAGATTATCTTTAATTTATCCCAATGCACATGAACTTAAGATTGATAAAATGGACACTGTTTTTACTATTGATTTAAAATTAAATTTATAA
- a CDS encoding ABC transporter ATP-binding protein: MELVIKNLCKTYSNGVKALDNLSLEISNGMFGLLGPNGAGKSSLMRTLATLQEADKGTIHLDTINILENPIELRKVLGYLPQEFGVYPKITAKQLLDHLAILKGITNRKERTELVNFLLQKVNLYEKRNKSVKGFSGGMKQRIGIAQALIGNPKLIIVDEPTAGLDPGERNRFHNLLANVAEDVIIILSTHIVEDVRELCQNMAIMNQGKLICKGKPQHVIDELNEKVWQKLIERNELEGYSNEHVVISNKMVDGKPLIHVLSDIKPGAGFTLVSPTLEDVFFSKIDSIREIV, from the coding sequence ATGGAATTAGTAATTAAAAATTTATGTAAAACATATTCAAATGGAGTAAAAGCATTAGATAATCTCTCTCTCGAAATTTCTAATGGGATGTTTGGTTTATTGGGGCCAAATGGCGCTGGTAAATCTTCATTAATGAGAACTTTGGCCACATTGCAGGAAGCAGATAAAGGGACAATACATTTGGACACCATTAATATTCTTGAAAACCCAATTGAGTTACGAAAAGTATTAGGGTATTTACCACAAGAATTTGGAGTATACCCAAAGATTACAGCAAAGCAATTATTGGATCATTTAGCAATATTAAAAGGCATCACAAACCGAAAGGAAAGAACAGAACTAGTAAACTTTTTATTGCAAAAAGTAAACCTGTATGAAAAAAGAAACAAAAGTGTTAAAGGCTTCTCGGGAGGGATGAAACAAAGAATAGGTATTGCTCAAGCACTGATTGGCAATCCAAAACTAATCATTGTAGATGAACCAACTGCTGGGTTAGACCCCGGAGAAAGAAATAGATTTCATAACCTTTTGGCAAACGTTGCAGAAGATGTCATCATTATTTTATCTACTCATATTGTAGAAGACGTAAGAGAATTATGTCAAAATATGGCGATTATGAATCAAGGAAAACTCATCTGTAAAGGTAAACCACAACATGTAATTGATGAATTAAATGAGAAAGTATGGCAAAAATTAATTGAACGAAATGAACTTGAAGGTTATAGCAATGAACATGTGGTTATCTCTAATAAAATGGTTGATGGTAAACCATTGATTCATGTTTTAAGCGACATAAAACCTGGAGCAGGATTTACTCTTGTTTCACCAACCTTAGAAGATGTGTTCTTTTCCAAAATTGATAGCATCAGAGAAATAGTATAA
- a CDS encoding M1 family aminopeptidase translates to MFKTFFFKEISMGLKRSMVYIFFFIFAAIAAIGVVSDGITFGGATGNILKNAPHVITLYVANLSIIALLIATAYFNNAALRDYQNNFDGIIFSTALNKASYFFGRFFGALFLSTIPLLGVFFGFFIGTDISVEMGMASADRMGILNSEAFINNYLIFILPNMFVAGAIIFAVANKWKSTMVSFIATIIIIVAYLLSGTFLKDISTESFAALTDIMGLKAYTIDSKYFTSIEKNTEIVSFTGWLFVNRLLWLSVGIVTIIASYLSFSFVQKHKKVKTKKETKKSDVSVQVFNLPNTTNSFSFITSWNQFISFFKINFYTILKSNTFKILLAFGVLILINKLLNGFEFYGLQSYHVTSKMLAFNRPISMIIGIIILIFFSGELVWRERSNNINGVIDGTPHNSLTLILAKIAALIVINLLFDLFLIVVSILYQLLNGYTNPEIGVYVLDFLYSGVTMYVIWSCILVFIQVILNNKYIAYFVSILLIFMFEFLIVDALGIKSYMLNLGFTPSYLYSDMNGFSSELIAINWFNLYWMLFGFVLITLASLFWVRGTVKGVKSRFKSAKNHFTKKYVLCLSVIVVLFTLTSSFVYYNTQILNPYGSASEIKMMQKSYENMYKKYEHIIQPKIVEIKYKVDIYPNDRNVISKSFITIENKGEYAIDSLHYSLIHFIDSGVDGIELKESEWKKSLTIPNSKLVYNDSDLGYQIYKLEKPLLPGAQMKFTLETEYLSKGFENTMSNIRVVKNGTFFDSNYLLPTFGYEAYNEIMDASDRKERGLKPRKLINKLEEKDKTYLKENYITGKISDWVNVETTISTSNDQTAIAPGTLVKQWSANGRNYFNYKNDHTSLNFTNFMSAKYEVARKKWNGVDIEVYYHKAHDYNIDIMLSGIEKSLMYYTENFGPYFHKQARIIEIPRYYNFAQSFPGTMPYTEGGGFVSNLTNENDTNVVYSIIAHEMAHQYWGHQVVGANVQGATMLSESFSEYAALMVMKHELNDDIKMKRFLAYDFEKYLKGRSNETQKELPLYQVGNQGYIHYGKGSLVLYALQDYIGEERVNTALKAFLNGYKYKETPFPTTLDFLTYLEPLIPEKYKYLITDWFKEITLYDYRLKDATYKRKGNGKYKVSMDIEASKIKVDGLGTETKVKQRDWVDIGVYADTEEKHLIFSKRVLFTDEKMNFSFEIDTIPAKAAIDPKRLLIERVIDDNVKEF, encoded by the coding sequence ATGTTTAAAACATTTTTTTTCAAAGAGATATCAATGGGCTTAAAAAGGTCAATGGTCTATATTTTCTTTTTCATATTTGCTGCCATTGCAGCTATTGGGGTCGTTAGTGACGGTATTACTTTTGGAGGCGCAACTGGTAATATTTTAAAAAATGCACCACATGTTATAACGCTTTATGTTGCTAACTTGTCCATTATTGCATTGCTAATAGCTACTGCATACTTTAACAATGCAGCCTTACGGGATTATCAAAATAATTTTGATGGTATTATTTTTAGTACCGCTCTTAACAAAGCTAGTTATTTCTTTGGACGTTTTTTTGGGGCTCTATTTCTATCTACAATTCCTCTTTTAGGCGTTTTTTTTGGTTTTTTTATTGGCACTGATATTAGTGTTGAAATGGGAATGGCAAGTGCAGATAGAATGGGAATTCTTAATTCTGAAGCTTTTATAAATAACTATCTTATCTTTATTTTACCCAATATGTTTGTAGCTGGAGCAATTATTTTTGCGGTAGCTAATAAGTGGAAGAGTACAATGGTTTCATTTATTGCAACTATAATAATTATTGTTGCATATTTACTATCAGGGACATTTTTAAAGGATATTAGTACTGAAAGTTTCGCTGCATTGACAGATATTATGGGTTTAAAAGCTTATACCATAGACTCAAAATACTTTACTTCTATTGAAAAGAATACAGAAATTGTGTCTTTTACTGGTTGGCTTTTTGTGAATAGATTACTTTGGCTTAGTGTTGGGATTGTTACTATAATAGCATCATATTTATCATTCTCTTTTGTTCAGAAACATAAAAAAGTTAAAACGAAAAAGGAAACTAAAAAAAGTGATGTTTCCGTGCAGGTATTCAATCTTCCAAACACAACTAATAGTTTTAGTTTTATTACATCATGGAACCAATTCATTAGTTTTTTCAAGATTAATTTCTATACCATTTTAAAGAGCAACACATTTAAAATTCTACTTGCGTTTGGTGTACTAATTCTTATAAATAAATTGCTTAATGGTTTTGAATTTTATGGACTGCAATCATACCATGTAACATCAAAAATGCTTGCTTTTAATAGACCAATAAGTATGATTATTGGTATTATCATCTTAATATTTTTTAGTGGAGAGTTAGTTTGGAGAGAACGATCAAATAATATTAACGGTGTAATTGATGGTACACCACACAATTCACTTACACTAATTTTAGCTAAAATAGCTGCGCTAATAGTAATTAATCTACTGTTCGATTTGTTTTTAATTGTAGTATCAATTTTATATCAATTACTTAACGGATATACAAATCCTGAAATCGGAGTGTATGTGTTAGATTTTCTCTATTCAGGCGTCACTATGTACGTTATTTGGTCTTGTATTTTAGTATTCATACAAGTCATTCTAAACAATAAATACATCGCTTATTTTGTTTCAATTTTACTTATTTTCATGTTTGAATTTTTAATTGTAGACGCGCTTGGTATTAAATCATATATGCTAAATCTTGGTTTTACGCCATCTTACTTGTATTCTGATATGAATGGTTTTAGTTCAGAATTAATTGCAATAAATTGGTTTAATCTATATTGGATGCTGTTTGGTTTTGTTCTCATTACCCTGGCAAGTTTATTTTGGGTAAGAGGTACTGTCAAAGGAGTAAAGAGTAGATTTAAATCCGCTAAAAATCATTTCACTAAAAAATATGTTTTATGCCTATCTGTTATTGTGGTTCTATTTACTCTAACATCAAGTTTTGTGTATTACAATACTCAAATTTTAAACCCTTATGGTTCTGCTTCTGAGATTAAAATGATGCAGAAATCTTATGAAAATATGTATAAGAAGTATGAACATATAATACAGCCAAAAATTGTAGAAATCAAATATAAAGTTGATATATATCCAAATGACAGAAATGTAATTTCTAAATCGTTTATTACTATTGAAAACAAAGGAGAATATGCAATTGATTCTTTACATTATTCATTAATTCACTTTATTGATAGTGGTGTAGATGGCATAGAATTAAAAGAATCTGAATGGAAAAAATCGTTAACTATCCCTAATTCTAAATTGGTTTATAATGATAGTGATTTAGGATATCAAATATATAAATTAGAGAAACCTTTATTACCAGGAGCTCAAATGAAATTCACTCTTGAAACTGAATATTTAAGCAAAGGATTTGAAAATACAATGTCTAATATACGCGTTGTTAAAAACGGAACTTTTTTCGATTCAAATTACCTTTTACCTACTTTTGGTTATGAGGCATATAATGAAATAATGGACGCTAGTGATAGAAAAGAACGTGGGTTGAAACCTAGGAAACTAATAAATAAATTAGAGGAAAAAGATAAAACATACCTTAAAGAGAATTATATCACCGGAAAAATATCAGATTGGGTAAATGTAGAAACCACAATTTCTACATCTAATGACCAGACAGCAATTGCTCCAGGGACATTAGTTAAGCAATGGTCTGCAAATGGCAGAAATTATTTTAATTATAAAAATGACCATACATCTTTGAATTTCACCAATTTTATGTCAGCTAAATATGAAGTCGCACGAAAAAAGTGGAACGGTGTTGATATAGAAGTTTACTACCATAAAGCACACGATTATAACATTGATATCATGTTAAGCGGAATAGAGAAATCTTTAATGTATTATACCGAAAACTTTGGTCCATATTTTCATAAACAGGCAAGAATTATTGAAATCCCAAGATATTATAATTTTGCACAGTCATTCCCTGGAACAATGCCATATACAGAAGGTGGAGGGTTTGTTTCTAATCTCACAAATGAAAATGATACTAATGTTGTTTATTCAATAATAGCTCATGAGATGGCGCATCAATATTGGGGACATCAAGTTGTTGGTGCCAATGTACAAGGTGCAACAATGTTATCAGAAAGTTTTTCTGAATATGCAGCATTAATGGTTATGAAACATGAATTGAATGACGATATTAAAATGAAGCGATTTTTAGCATATGATTTTGAAAAATATTTGAAAGGAAGAAGTAATGAAACTCAAAAAGAATTGCCTTTATATCAAGTCGGAAATCAAGGATATATTCATTATGGCAAGGGAAGTTTAGTTTTGTATGCGCTACAGGATTATATTGGGGAAGAAAGAGTAAATACTGCTTTAAAAGCGTTTTTGAACGGCTATAAATACAAAGAAACGCCATTCCCTACAACGCTAGATTTTTTAACTTATTTAGAGCCTTTAATCCCTGAAAAATACAAATACTTAATTACTGATTGGTTCAAAGAAATAACGTTGTATGATTATCGATTAAAAGATGCTACTTATAAAAGAAAAGGAAACGGAAAATATAAAGTTTCAATGGATATCGAAGCATCTAAAATTAAAGTTGATGGTCTGGGTACCGAAACTAAGGTAAAACAACGCGATTGGGTAGATATAGGTGTATATGCAGATACAGAAGAAAAACACCTTATCTTTTCAAAAAGAGTGCTGTTTACCGATGAAAAAATGAATTTTTCTTTTGAGATTGATACTATTCCTGCAAAAGCTGCAATAGATCCAAAACGATTATTAATAGAACGGGTAATCGATGATAATGTTAAAGAGTTTTAA
- a CDS encoding DEAD/DEAH box helicase, with translation MSRQFSDLGVLVPLQKSLVDLNFSTPTDIQEKSIPILLQKKDDFVGLAKTGTGKTAAFGLPLLQMIDASNPSIQAVILAPTRELGHQIHSDLTSFIKYLPDISIASVCGGIPIKPQIERLTNPTHIVIATPGRLIDLMNRDAIDIKNSNYLVLDEADEMVNSLKEDLDKIVAVLPKNRRTILFTATMPGTIKQMVQNYMSKHIIQVSADMETVGHQGIDHRYVVVKPIEKLEVLMHFLSSKEGERGIIFCKTKAAVNKLAKNLAINKFSSGALHGSLSQPIRDRIMGQFREGHIDILVATDLAARGIDIKEISYVVNYHLPDVYDTYVHRSGRTARAGAKGLSLTVLQQEEAHEISDFENELGISFQEYKKADAQSIEENNGLLWAKKIFKTKPNHTVSTEFKDKIKTVFHHLTKEELIEKLLANYLAQHTNSTHTKTEIPKKKKK, from the coding sequence ATGTCAAGACAGTTTTCTGATTTAGGAGTTTTAGTTCCATTACAAAAAAGTTTAGTAGACCTAAATTTTTCTACACCAACCGATATTCAGGAAAAATCAATTCCTATTTTATTACAGAAGAAGGATGATTTTGTTGGTTTAGCCAAAACCGGAACAGGAAAAACGGCTGCATTTGGATTGCCATTGTTGCAAATGATTGATGCCAGTAATCCAAGTATTCAGGCCGTAATATTGGCCCCGACCAGAGAATTAGGACATCAGATTCATAGCGATTTAACATCTTTTATTAAGTATTTACCAGATATTTCTATTGCATCAGTGTGCGGAGGAATTCCTATCAAACCTCAAATTGAGCGTTTAACAAATCCTACCCATATAGTTATTGCAACTCCTGGACGTTTAATTGATTTGATGAACCGTGATGCTATTGATATTAAAAATTCTAACTATCTGGTTCTAGATGAAGCAGATGAGATGGTAAATTCATTAAAAGAAGATTTAGATAAAATAGTTGCAGTGCTACCAAAAAACAGAAGAACCATTCTGTTTACCGCTACGATGCCAGGAACCATAAAACAGATGGTGCAAAATTATATGTCTAAGCACATTATTCAAGTAAGTGCAGATATGGAAACTGTTGGACATCAAGGTATAGATCACCGATATGTTGTTGTAAAACCTATAGAAAAATTAGAAGTTTTAATGCATTTTCTTAGCTCAAAAGAAGGAGAGCGAGGTATTATTTTTTGTAAAACAAAAGCGGCAGTAAATAAGCTTGCAAAGAATCTTGCTATTAATAAATTTTCTTCTGGAGCACTACACGGTAGCTTATCACAGCCAATTCGTGATAGAATTATGGGGCAATTTAGAGAAGGACATATAGATATTCTTGTTGCTACAGATTTGGCTGCTAGAGGAATTGATATCAAAGAAATATCATATGTAGTCAATTATCATTTACCAGATGTTTACGATACCTATGTACATCGAAGTGGAAGAACCGCAAGAGCAGGAGCAAAGGGGTTATCTTTAACAGTATTACAACAAGAAGAAGCGCATGAAATATCTGATTTTGAAAATGAATTAGGTATCTCTTTTCAGGAGTATAAAAAAGCAGATGCCCAAAGTATCGAAGAAAATAATGGCCTTTTGTGGGCAAAGAAAATATTTAAAACCAAACCCAATCATACCGTTTCTACTGAGTTCAAAGATAAGATTAAAACAGTTTTTCATCACCTTACCAAAGAGGAATTGATAGAGAAACTGTTAGCAAATTACCTTGCGCAACATACAAATTCTACTCATACAAAAACAGAAATACCTAAGAAGAAAAAGAAATAA
- a CDS encoding DEAD/DEAH box helicase: protein MANIIKKQQHILEKMNIQSLNPMQEDALVAIKETTNTIILSPTGTGKTLAFLLPIIANLDPESTEIQALVLVPSRELAIQIEQVVREMGSGYKVNAVYGGRSISKDKIELKHTPAILIGTPGRIVDHFSRERFSKESIKTLVLDEFDKSLEVGFEYEMRGIINELPGINRRILTSATQEIDIPDFVKLENPTIIDYLGDGVSNLTIKTIVSPSKNKLDTLVSLLHQLGNQPGIIFCNLKDTISKVSDFLDKNNISHGCFYGGMEQKDRERSLIKFRNGTHQIIIATDLAARGIDIPEIKYIVHYQLPLKVEEFTHRNGRTARVNAKGTAYVLKWEKENLPDFIENAEIETISKHSIREPQYWQTLFISGGRKDKISKGDIAGLFFKQGKINKDQLGVIELKQDCTFVAVPVSIADELVATLNNSRLKKKKIRVTSI from the coding sequence ATGGCAAATATCATTAAAAAGCAACAACATATTCTCGAAAAGATGAATATTCAAAGCTTGAATCCTATGCAGGAAGACGCGCTTGTAGCCATTAAAGAAACTACCAATACAATTATACTTTCTCCTACCGGAACAGGAAAAACGCTGGCATTTTTATTACCTATTATTGCTAATTTAGATCCTGAAAGTACAGAGATACAAGCTTTAGTTTTAGTACCATCAAGAGAATTAGCTATTCAAATAGAACAAGTGGTTAGAGAAATGGGGTCAGGATATAAAGTAAATGCTGTATATGGTGGTCGCTCTATTTCTAAAGATAAAATAGAACTGAAGCATACTCCGGCAATTCTTATTGGTACACCAGGTAGAATAGTAGATCATTTCAGTAGAGAACGTTTTTCTAAAGAAAGCATAAAAACATTGGTGCTGGATGAATTTGACAAATCATTAGAAGTTGGTTTTGAATATGAAATGAGAGGCATTATAAATGAACTGCCAGGAATAAATAGAAGAATATTAACCTCTGCAACACAAGAAATAGACATTCCTGATTTTGTCAAATTAGAAAACCCAACTATTATTGATTACTTGGGAGATGGTGTTTCTAATTTAACAATAAAAACGATAGTATCTCCTTCAAAAAACAAGCTAGATACTCTTGTTTCACTATTACACCAATTAGGTAATCAACCCGGAATTATATTTTGTAATCTAAAAGATACTATAAGCAAAGTGAGTGACTTCCTGGATAAAAATAATATTAGTCATGGTTGTTTTTATGGAGGAATGGAGCAGAAAGATAGAGAACGTTCTTTAATCAAATTTAGAAACGGAACTCATCAGATTATTATTGCCACCGATTTGGCAGCCAGAGGAATCGATATCCCAGAGATAAAATACATTGTTCATTATCAACTTCCATTAAAAGTAGAAGAATTTACACATCGAAATGGTAGAACAGCCAGAGTAAATGCTAAAGGAACCGCTTATGTATTGAAATGGGAAAAGGAAAACTTACCAGATTTTATTGAAAATGCCGAAATAGAAACGATTAGTAAACACTCTATACGAGAACCTCAATATTGGCAAACTTTATTTATTTCTGGAGGTAGAAAGGATAAAATCTCTAAGGGAGATATTGCCGGATTATTTTTTAAACAAGGTAAAATTAATAAGGATCAATTAGGAGTTATAGAGTTAAAACAAGATTGCACGTTTGTTGCTGTACCTGTTTCTATAGCAGATGAACTAGTTGCAACACTAAATAATAGTAGATTAAAGAAGAAAAAAATAAGAGTAACTAGTATCTAG
- a CDS encoding cold-shock protein, translating into MSTGTVKFFNDAKGFGFIKEDSSDKEHFVHISGLIDEIREGDEVEFDLKEGNKGLNAVNVKVI; encoded by the coding sequence ATGAGTACAGGAACAGTAAAATTCTTCAACGATGCCAAAGGTTTCGGATTTATTAAAGAAGATAGTTCAGACAAAGAGCATTTTGTTCACATTTCAGGATTAATCGATGAAATTCGTGAGGGTGATGAAGTTGAATTTGACCTTAAAGAAGGTAACAAAGGATTGAATGCAGTAAACGTAAAAGTTATCTAA
- a CDS encoding DEAD/DEAH box helicase — protein sequence MSEMTTESEERKTGKELYSYQKGAINKIFKSFEDAPEDYHLLYQLPTGGGKTVIFSEIVRQYLKHHNKKVLVMTHRIELCKQTSKMLTGFGVVNKVVDSKANLDDQEEYSCFVAMVETLNNRLNEDKLDISDIGLVIIDEAHYNSFTKLFKFFEKSFILGVTATPLSSNMKLPMKDNYNELIVGETIESLIENEFLARAEVFAYNMGLTSLEVGSNGDYTVKSSEDLYTNQDMLGKLLDAYKKHSLGKKTLIFNNGINTSLHVFDTFRAAGFPIAHLDNTATKKQRSQILKWFKETPNAILTSVSILTTGFDEPTVDTIILNRATKSLTLYYQMIGRGSRILKNKSKFSVIDLGNNLYRFGPWGADLDWQKIFNSPNYYMDKLLNDEEIEGKFRHEMPAELRAEFANSEEVYFDIKETYIQSVKNGQSSKVVLEQSIAQHAKICIENSEDIYDALALAKMLGEDTNYRIQAYAKCISKSTHNFLTWLKDDYRKKLNTYLRDNFDTLFEEIHGRPPED from the coding sequence ATGTCTGAGATGACTACAGAGTCAGAAGAAAGAAAAACCGGTAAAGAATTATACAGTTACCAAAAAGGAGCAATCAATAAGATTTTTAAAAGTTTTGAAGACGCTCCCGAAGATTATCATCTGTTATATCAACTACCAACGGGTGGTGGTAAGACCGTGATTTTTTCTGAAATAGTAAGACAATACCTTAAACATCATAACAAAAAAGTGTTAGTGATGACACATCGTATAGAACTATGTAAGCAAACATCTAAAATGCTTACCGGGTTTGGGGTAGTTAATAAAGTAGTTGATAGCAAAGCAAATCTTGATGACCAAGAGGAGTATAGTTGTTTTGTGGCTATGGTAGAAACTTTAAATAATAGATTAAATGAAGATAAGCTTGATATCTCAGACATTGGTTTAGTCATTATTGATGAAGCACATTATAATTCTTTTACCAAATTATTTAAGTTTTTTGAAAAATCGTTTATTTTAGGAGTTACGGCTACACCATTGAGTTCGAATATGAAATTGCCGATGAAGGATAACTATAATGAATTGATTGTTGGCGAAACGATAGAATCCTTAATCGAAAATGAATTTCTTGCCCGAGCAGAAGTCTTTGCTTATAATATGGGATTGACATCTTTGGAAGTTGGATCCAACGGTGATTATACAGTAAAATCATCAGAAGACCTGTATACAAATCAAGATATGCTGGGTAAATTACTAGATGCATATAAAAAACATTCTTTGGGTAAGAAAACGCTAATTTTTAATAATGGAATTAATACTTCATTACATGTTTTTGATACATTTAGAGCTGCAGGGTTTCCTATTGCACACTTAGATAATACGGCCACAAAAAAACAGAGAAGTCAAATCCTAAAATGGTTTAAAGAAACACCTAATGCTATTTTAACATCGGTAAGTATCTTGACTACAGGATTTGATGAACCTACAGTAGATACTATAATCCTAAATAGAGCTACCAAATCTTTGACTTTATATTATCAAATGATTGGTCGTGGTTCTCGTATTCTTAAAAACAAATCTAAGTTTTCTGTAATTGATTTAGGAAATAACCTCTATCGTTTTGGACCCTGGGGAGCAGATTTGGATTGGCAAAAAATATTTAATTCACCAAATTATTATATGGATAAACTCCTTAATGATGAGGAGATTGAAGGTAAGTTCAGACATGAGATGCCAGCAGAATTAAGAGCAGAGTTTGCTAATTCTGAAGAAGTATATTTTGATATCAAAGAAACGTATATACAATCTGTAAAGAATGGCCAATCATCTAAGGTTGTATTAGAACAATCTATAGCGCAGCATGCCAAAATATGTATTGAAAATAGTGAAGATATTTATGATGCATTAGCATTAGCCAAAATGCTGGGAGAGGATACTAATTATAGAATTCAAGCCTATGCTAAATGTATAAGCAAGAGTACTCATAATTTTTTAACCTGGTTGAAAGATGATTATCGAAAGAAATTAAATACGTATCTACGTGATAATTTTGATACTTTGTTTGAAGAAATTCATGGTAGACCACCAGAAGATTAG